GGCTCTGACGGGAGCCCAGCTCCCTCAGCTCCCTGCGCATGCTGTCGACTGTATGTTCACTGACCTCCAGACGCTCGTGCAGCCCTTGTACCTCCACCTGAGCAGCCTCGTTCTCCACctgcagagatgagagatgtgcagaaatggcaaaaaaactaaaataaggGAGGGGAACTGTTGAGCTGTCACAGTTCTGGCTTAATTTTGCCACAAGAGGGAACAGGAGAGGGAAAACCTCTCAGGTTCTACTCTCAAGTAAATGCAACTACGGTGCTTTCACTTCCACTGCTGACAAGATGACACCTAACCATCTACATCAGTGGGTTGTTGGATTAGAGGACTGAACAGAGCTCAAACAGACTCTCTGACCAATCTGTGTGTTCTttacaagagaagaagaagtaattACCTGCAGACACTTTCTCTTATCCTCATCATGTTTCATTTGACTGGACAttttcttcactctctctttcagcctgtggtacaaacaaaaatattttttttagacCCGAGGAACCAAATATACCCAGACAAATGTTTGATCTATAACTCTCAAACACTCGCCTTTCCACTTCCATGTTTCCGCCTTTGTCCCTGTCATTGAGGATCTTGATTTCTTCCTCCAGGTCTTGGATTCGCTGCTGactttcagctttttcagccatAAGGTTACTCAGTTCAGCGGTCAGACTTTCCTGACTGTATTTCACATCCTTTCAGTGTTGTGGAGAGAAGAACAATGATCATAGATTCTTTTTCacatgtgtattttttgtaattCAGAAAAGAAGGAAATGGTTGGTTGCATGGCCTGTCTGTACCTTGTGTtttccctccatcttcttcATCGTCTCGTAGTTTTGTCTCATGTTGTGTCTGAGCTCTGAGATCTCCTCCTTCATTGCTTCTCTCTCACGCTCCCACTCCACCCTCGATGTTTCACAgctctctttctcattctctgTCTCCTTTTTCGTCAAATCCAGAGCCTGCTGTATCTCcgcttgtttttttaagcactCCTCCAGCTGACTCTGGTCACAACATggggagagaggacagggaggTTCATATTATTTATTCTCCACGTCAAGATATGTCTGTGAATATGTTAGCGCTTCCACTCTATTGTTTTGAAGAGTAATTGTGTCAATGATGATATTTAAGTAGCTTATCAGGACGGGTTCAGTGCAGTGCTGAAGTGTTTTTATCcccacctgcagcagctgagccCTGGGGATGACGAGGAGCAGGTCGTCctcctctccgtcctcctcaTCTCGCTCCTCTTTCAGagtctccagctcctccagtgGCTGGGGAGCACAGAAAGTGAAGGGGCGACTACGAGCACACACCTCTCCCATCTTATCCACGTATACAAACTCATACTCCACAGTACTGGGGCGGGGCAGGTAGGATGCTGCATCAAGTAGACACAAAGGCACAAAAATAAGACTTAAGGACAAAACAATGTAAATATTGGAgcataataagaaaaaaagtttaaaagatTGGATGAATTCTTGTGGAAATCTTACCGTGGAAATTTACACAGCAGTTGACACCGGTGCCCTCAGTGTAGCCTTCAGGAACAAGAGcccatgtgtatgtgtaataCTTTTGCACTGAAGACCAGCCCACCTACACCATGATaggaaacacaaaacatataaatGTGCATCTCTGTCACTGCACAGAACTTATCTTGCTGcaacaataatgttttttttctgttttagtgtGGAGGAACGGTGCTGAAGTGGGTGAATCTACCTCAAAAATCCCTATCCAGTCACTGCTGCTCCACTGATGCTCAGCGGTCAGACTGTAGTGGCAATCCACTCTGGTTTGGGGGAAGTACAGTTGCCCCACATTTCGAAACACCACCGCGGGCTGTTTATCCATGGTAATACGGAGCTGTGCTGTTTAGGAAGAAAACATACATGGATCAAGTGAAAGGTGCTCTAGTTTCAGTCTGGAGgaggacagctgatgaaagGTGATAGCTGAGTCAGTTCAGGAATGCAGCTTGGTCATGACACCAGTCGCCTATGGCCCCATAACACGGTTATAAACAACAAGCTCATATACCTACTGAGTACTGTAGTTATACACCATGTAATCTGTGAAAAAATAGAGCTATTCAGAGGTCTGTTTGTAGCTCTGAACACTGTactattttttacattattttaacaataaaaaaatcaataaattgtATCAAAATCTTGTTGTAACAGTTAAATATTGATCACAAAAGATCATCTTTAGCCAAGTAAAAGCTCTGATTTATATTCCAATACTGaaactaacttttttttatctccatgTCTTATATTTCATTGCTTAAAACCACAAACCTGACATCATAACTGCATTCATAAATATACAGGCAACacaaattaaaggggcactatgtagttttggagaagaaattcaaactcggaattttgatatttacaatattaatgaggtaataatacaaactcaggaatgtttacagaataaacaagctgttctcagaggaaaataaggtccccagaacactgtttgaagctaggaaggtggcagggtccgccaaatataaacaaagtaaaacagtatgaaattgttctgtcatttaaggtcagtttgtttactcagtcatgaaaacagagtttgtttatttggtttgtttaggcattaaaaaattgtcaatgaagatatttctcttctgattaaaatgtattccccaaaGCTCCtttaaaattacatattttatgcTAAACTTGACAATAATTTGAAATTAACTGCTCTTAAATGTGTTTAGAATATAAACACATATTCATCCCTGACAGGTAagtctttgttatttttgttattagACTAAATTGCAGTCCTATCTGCTACAATCAAGAAATGATGGCTTTCTAAGCACAATATATAATTTTATGTTTCATAAATTACTCAAGTTTGTGCtgttaatgttttcttaccttaTTCTGCTGAGAAATTAATGTCCTGTCTTTCCTGCTATCTCATGGAGGATAGAGCTGTGCATCAATATTCAGAAAGTGATGAGCAATCCTGTCAGGTGCAGGAGTTTCACAACATCCCCTCAAGCACGTTGGCCTCTCAAGTAAAATTAGTGATGCTGAGGGAATCATGGGAGCTGCAGTTCACGAGCACACAGCACATCAAAGTACAAAGTGTTGCTGCAGACTCCAACTCCCATTACAGGAAAGTGTTAAAGGATACAGGATCTGCTGCTGGTAGTTAATGCTCATTGCAATTCTCAGTAGTGGATGGGGTGAAGGAGGGGGGGGAGCAACATTTCTCTAAATAACAACTTAAGTGAACCCACTGTCCTGGAATCAGGGACACGTATAACAACAGCAGATCCCCAATATGGTGAAAATCATATTCTGAATCATGTGATTCACTTACAATGTTGaaatttgttgtatttgtttgaaCTTGCAGTGAAAGTACTGAATAAACTTCATGGGTTTGAAACTGTGCCTTGTGACAAACTCATCAGgcattttcatgtttcagtAATGTGGATACAGACCACAAATATAATGTTCTGCAGTTTGATTTTAATTCTCAAACTGTCTGATTGCGCAAGAATCGTGGTCCCACTTGTGAACACTAGATGGCACTGTAGTTTAGCACAAACCCACATTTAACAAGTGAGTGGTGGTTTTTGTGAGTTTGAGAGTCACTTTAAAGTTTATTCAACATCAGAGCCTGAAGATTATAATGGCAGACAGTTTGACACCTACAGTTTGACCATAGTGTATTAAATTGTAAAGTAGATGAATGCAGGTGTGCCTGACACCAAGCAGCAGACACATcatctctgtgttgtgttatgaCACAGCTCATTTACATGTTGTTATTATAGAATAAATGACATCTTCTGTCCCACTAACTTTACTGAATGACACCTCAGCCCCTCTGGGACCTCTGCCTCACTAGAACTATTAGTATCACTATACTTTCCAAGGAAAGCTCTCTGCACCCCATGTGGCATTAGTGGAAAAGATTATTTAAGTTCTTGCTTGCATTTGTTGGCAGGCAGTaactgcagagagaagaaagtttAAAGGTCTCCActtgttttgttgatattggtcaaattaattgttgttttcagctccaggattttaaaaatctgctgGTGTTCCAGAAAAATTAGACATCAACGGTGTTTGGCTGAAGGGCTGGAAGTGTTTCACAACAGATATTCTGCCATGTCATAGTATAAAAAGCAAGGCTGTTACTAATAACACTAACTCTGTTCTATTTAAGTGTCCCAATTAGCATGCACAAAGCCAGGAAGCAGCTAAATGGGACTCAGCCAGCATTAATTGGTGTAAGAATGCTCGCATTTAGCATGTTTTAGTAACATGCTAACCGTAGCATATTACGCTACATggggatgcacgatatatattAGACCGAGATTTCATATTACTGGGTAtttatcagtatcagtgaaATTTCTAGCCGATAAATAGAGCCAATAGTATGGTCacattgctttcattgacttacAAGCACATTTACTAATGCTGATACAGTAGGCACCTGTTTGCGCCTCAAAAGTTGGTTTGCGATCcaccaacaaacacagagaagtaGAAGAATATGGAAAAGTAAATCATATAGCattgctcactacatcttagcccCTCTCTTACCTTCTACAGGTTATAAACTTATTATtagaatacaaaaatgtgaaattattcgTATCCACCATGAGAAGGAGTTAATTATCAGTTATTGGTATTGGCCggaaaaaatccatatcatgcATCACTAATATTaccatgttaacatgctaaatgAGCCTTAGTTGTCAGTATGCCTTCATCTTAGTTGCACCAGAGGAAAAAAcgattttttattatttaatatctaatctttattgaaacaggaAAGTCTTCAGTTCAGGAGTTCTGAGCCCAGAAGTACACAGAATTGATAGAAATGTAGATAAAAACAGtgtgtaaagaaataaaacacattaacaaaataaattacattttaaacaaaatttaaaaaataaaaagcttgaAAAGATTAGCCTTGTGCAGTAGTCCAGTATGAGCAATGTttacagagtatttttacaaagtattttttgtaATACCATTATGACATGTTGCTGAATGATCAAAAGCTACAGTGGGTCTGTAAAGATTTTGTTCTTCCTGAGGACGTCATTCTGTAAACATGCaaaactgtttgtttcatgtgtgctGAAGACTTAAAGTGACGGATGTTCTGTTTAATGAATTATTACCTTTTGCaggtaaattaaaatgtctaatatGTACAATCACTGTGCTGcgattttacatttattttttgtggtCATGTTTATGGGTCACCGTGTGTCCCAATATGTATCATCATTAGCTAATGCATATAGGGACAGGCTGTGATGCCTGTTATAAAGCTGAATTTAAAGTTTCACTTCAAATGTAGTGCTTTTGCGTTAAACTAAACTAAGACAGATCTTTACAGATGAAGACAACGTGCAGTTGCTGAGCAGATGTGTTTACAGCATTAGTGATGACAGAGGTGGAAGGCATTAGTGTATTTCTCAGTGTCCTGAGCTGTGAGGAGAGATGTGAGCATGTACTTTTTAGCAGTACACTGAACAATTGatcacattacacatacacTGAGTCTCTTTCTCAAACTGCTCACACCCTGATCCGTGTCAGAGTGAGTGTACTTTATGCTGCGATTGATCAGACAAGGTTGATTCGCTCACTTGTTGTTCAGCAGCGACATGACACCAAGTTCTTCCAGCTTGCGTCTAGCTACATCCTCCCAGCCCTTATTGGCCAGCGGGTTCCTAGGCGACGGATGCATGATGCCCTCAACTCGCACGCTGACatctgcagcagacagagctcGCCGCGCCCGCTGCTCTGCCACCTTTCCAACTCCTATCACCATGGAGATGCCCAGCGCTACCACCGCCTGGCACAGTGCAATGTCACAGAGCCCCAGGAGCTTCTCTCGTTCACCTGCGGCCAGCTCAGGAGGGGTTAAATTCTTCCCACTGGCACTCATGAAGATGAGCGGGCACAGATTGTGCACAAAGCAGTGCTGGAAGAACTGTGCTGGTTCACCACAAACCTTCCTGAAGAAGCCCCAGAAACGTGCGCCACTCACTTC
This Pagrus major chromosome 6, Pma_NU_1.0 DNA region includes the following protein-coding sequences:
- the calcoco1b gene encoding calcium-binding and coiled-coil domain-containing protein 1b — protein: MDKQPAVVFRNVGQLYFPQTRVDCHYSLTAEHQWSSSDWIGIFEVGWSSVQKYYTYTWALVPEGYTEGTGVNCCVNFHASYLPRPSTVEYEFVYVDKMGEVCARSRPFTFCAPQPLEELETLKEERDEEDGEEDDLLLVIPRAQLLQSQLEECLKKQAEIQQALDLTKKETENEKESCETSRVEWEREREAMKEEISELRHNMRQNYETMKKMEGKHKDVKYSQESLTAELSNLMAEKAESQQRIQDLEEEIKILNDRDKGGNMEVERLKERVKKMSSQMKHDEDKRKCLQVENEAAQVEVQGLHERLEVSEHTVDSMRRELRELGSRQSHTHTELHQARLQVAQLTLQLSEENLLLREERANWALEREAYRHAAEMDKKKLQELSCEMQMKEEWLQEERTEREKLDAELVLLSDMKQELQELKASLRKAQKEREEQQADRQDLLSYIRHLEQRLDNVPETKSNEEISTSPGSSSEDDKDASPRSICSTLFPSTHLERPDRAETSTEIPIQNKEDTPASDTQDVTRQDCENRAVEGKRLNLPGLVDPILSELAGSPMW